The Hymenobacter sp. GOD-10R genome includes a window with the following:
- a CDS encoding DUF7010 family protein, translating into MVSEQEFAALKLELSVKAKNGIDFIVAASIIWAVITFVWTLPNSPAYNSFITFFVGGAMLPLAWMLSKVFRTTWKLPHNPLQPLGLWLNFAQLFYFPFLMFIYSKYPQYFIMTYGIITGAHFFPYAWFYNARPFAVMAGVIPVGCLVLGLRVAVANLYLIPTFIVCALLLLSGLLLRSYRQNKQAYTLASSTLSLTTA; encoded by the coding sequence ATGGTCTCTGAACAGGAATTTGCGGCGCTGAAGCTGGAGCTATCGGTGAAGGCTAAGAACGGCATCGACTTCATCGTGGCGGCTAGCATCATTTGGGCGGTCATTACTTTCGTCTGGACGCTGCCTAACTCGCCGGCTTACAACAGCTTCATCACGTTTTTTGTGGGCGGCGCTATGTTGCCCCTGGCTTGGATGCTGTCGAAAGTGTTCCGCACGACTTGGAAGCTGCCGCACAATCCGCTTCAACCCCTAGGTTTGTGGCTGAACTTCGCGCAGCTGTTCTACTTCCCGTTCCTTATGTTCATTTACAGCAAGTATCCCCAGTACTTTATCATGACCTACGGCATTATCACGGGGGCGCACTTCTTCCCGTATGCCTGGTTTTATAATGCTAGGCCGTTTGCTGTTATGGCGGGCGTTATTCCGGTGGGTTGTTTGGTACTTGGCTTGCGCGTCGCTGTTGCTAATCTGTATTTGATTCCGACTTTTATCGTGTGCGCACTCCTGCTGTTAAGCGGTTTACTGCTTCGCTCCTACCGTCAGAACAAGCAGGCTTATACCTTGGCCAGCAGCACCCTTTCGCTAACTACCGCCTGA
- a CDS encoding sensor histidine kinase produces the protein MFSYASVPAPSRLYWRAQLLGWLLYAIFNLALFIGFGQFTRDSVLITVVIVLPLLALTHGLRYHIKANGWERLAPLPLLSRLLLINLLLSVVSQLIIWALIIWLVRPVGDGQPHGWGQFIGYALNVNFVLWLWEGFYFGWHYLRSYKQAEVDKWKLAAAVREAEMRTLKAQINPHFMFNGLNNIRALVMEDPSRARQMITHLSDLLRYSIQLNSTEQVPLARELEIVEHYLELEAVQLEERLAYSLDVDKVALPTLIPPMTLQLLVENAIKHGIAPRPDGGAITLTARANLGTQLLYITVRNTGHYAPKPGHEGVGLRNAQERLHLLYGKHVQLVIGNDPVVPATVLAELRLPLTPHTQSPPTEPSFTSTSSTLPFPTA, from the coding sequence ATGTTTTCTTACGCCTCCGTACCTGCTCCTAGTCGTCTGTATTGGCGTGCGCAGCTCCTTGGCTGGCTCCTGTACGCCATCTTCAACCTCGCTTTGTTCATCGGCTTCGGTCAATTCACACGCGACTCGGTGCTTATTACCGTGGTCATTGTGTTGCCTTTGCTGGCTCTTACGCATGGGCTGCGCTACCACATCAAGGCCAATGGCTGGGAGAGGCTTGCACCACTGCCACTCCTTAGCCGATTGCTGCTCATCAACTTACTGCTGTCAGTTGTAAGTCAGCTTATTATTTGGGCACTTATTATTTGGTTGGTACGCCCCGTCGGCGATGGCCAACCGCACGGTTGGGGGCAGTTTATTGGTTACGCTCTGAACGTCAATTTTGTGCTGTGGCTTTGGGAAGGCTTTTACTTTGGTTGGCATTACCTGCGCAGCTACAAGCAGGCTGAAGTCGATAAGTGGAAGCTAGCGGCCGCCGTGCGCGAGGCCGAAATGCGCACGCTCAAAGCCCAGATCAATCCGCATTTTATGTTCAACGGCTTGAACAACATCCGGGCACTGGTAATGGAAGACCCGAGCCGCGCCCGCCAGATGATTACGCATCTATCTGATTTACTGCGCTATTCTATTCAACTCAACAGCACCGAGCAAGTACCGCTTGCCCGCGAACTGGAAATTGTGGAGCACTACCTGGAGCTAGAAGCTGTGCAGCTCGAAGAGCGCCTTGCCTACTCGCTCGACGTCGATAAAGTGGCGCTGCCCACGCTTATTCCGCCCATGACGCTGCAACTGCTCGTGGAGAATGCCATCAAGCACGGCATCGCGCCCCGACCCGATGGTGGCGCCATCACCCTCACGGCGCGCGCCAACCTAGGTACCCAGTTGCTCTACATCACGGTGCGCAACACGGGCCACTATGCGCCCAAGCCGGGCCACGAAGGGGTTGGCTTGCGCAATGCCCAGGAGCGCCTGCATTTGCTGTATGGCAAGCACGTGCAACTCGTTATCGGCAACGACCCGGTGGTACCGGCGACAGTGCTGGCCGAATTGCGCCTGCCGCTTACTCCGCACACGCAGTCGCCGCCAACCGAACCTAGCTTTACGTCCACTTCTTCCACTCTTCCCTTCCCGACCGCATGA
- a CDS encoding alpha/beta hydrolase — MNLLATLRALFVVLVLFSQVLTVQATPRADQPAAHPSFTVQVAGKGKPMILIPGLTCPGAVWDETVAHYQKQYQCHIISLAGFGGQPAQTPVSEHFLQDVRDQLLAYIHAQKLTKPVVVGHSLGGFMALWMSTAEPTAIGPLVIVDSLPFLSAVQNPSLTADQAKPMAEGMRQQMQQGKRSLAGARQMSAALITDTARISQATRWSVASDPATVGQAMYDMSTTDLRQDIARIQQPALVLGAWAAYKDYGSTKESTRAIFEQQYTKLPQHHVEMSEAGKHFLMWDDTQWFFAQADAFLKQNSVAKK, encoded by the coding sequence ATGAACCTTCTTGCTACCCTCCGTGCCCTGTTCGTTGTGCTTGTGCTGTTCAGCCAGGTACTCACTGTGCAAGCCACACCGCGGGCTGATCAGCCCGCCGCCCACCCTAGCTTTACCGTACAGGTAGCAGGCAAAGGCAAGCCGATGATTCTCATTCCGGGCCTGACGTGTCCCGGCGCCGTGTGGGACGAAACGGTGGCGCACTACCAGAAGCAGTACCAGTGTCACATCATCTCGCTGGCGGGCTTTGGTGGGCAGCCGGCCCAAACACCGGTGTCGGAGCACTTCCTGCAAGATGTACGCGACCAGCTACTCGCCTACATTCACGCGCAGAAGCTCACCAAGCCCGTGGTTGTCGGGCATAGCTTAGGTGGGTTCATGGCTCTGTGGATGAGCACCGCGGAACCCACAGCCATCGGCCCGCTGGTGATTGTGGATTCATTGCCTTTCCTCTCGGCTGTCCAAAATCCTAGCCTTACCGCTGATCAAGCCAAACCCATGGCGGAGGGTATGCGCCAGCAGATGCAGCAAGGCAAGAGAAGCCTTGCTGGGGCTCGGCAAATGTCGGCCGCGCTGATTACCGACACCGCCCGCATCAGCCAAGCGACACGCTGGAGTGTGGCTTCCGACCCCGCCACTGTTGGCCAGGCCATGTACGATATGAGCACGACCGACTTACGCCAAGATATTGCTCGCATTCAGCAGCCTGCGCTTGTGCTAGGTGCTTGGGCCGCTTACAAAGACTACGGCTCGACGAAGGAAAGCACCCGCGCCATCTTCGAGCAGCAATACACTAAGCTTCCCCAGCATCACGTGGAAATGTCGGAAGCCGGCAAGCACTTCCTGATGTGGGATGATACGCAGTGGTTTTTCGCCCAGGCAGATGCCTTTTTGAAGCAGAACAGCGTGGCGAAGAAGTAA